CAGCACCCGATCTTGCTCCTCGGCCTCCCGCAGCAGCGCCTCGGCTTcagcctcctcctcggccgtcggcgccggGCTCGCTGCGCTGTCAGAGACCCTGCCGGTGGAACGCCGCCTCAACAGACCCGACACCACATCCTGGTCCTCGGGCCTGGCAACCTCTTTGATGGTAGCCACCGGGTCGCCAAACAAGAGCGCCGAGCAGATGCTCTGCCAGTTGGCGTGCCTCCTCTTAAGATTCCACTCCATGGGCGCGAGGTGCGTGGCCACCAGCGTGAGCTGCGTAAAGGACCCGTCGCCTgccgaggagctgctgctgccgcgcgGCGGCGTGAAGATGCACCGGATGGCCACCGCGCCCTTGTTGCCCATGTCGAGCGTGCCAAACCCAACCTCTGCCAGCTCCACGCTCGAGATGGTCGACGGGTGCAGCGCAAAGAGCATGATGGCGGTCATACCAACATTGTGCTGCTTCACGAGCGTGTAGGGACCCGGCGCCCGGCGGGATTTTCTCCACAGCGGACCCAGCAGAggcgactgctgctgctgctgctcctcctcctcctcctcctccacgcCTGGGCTGGCCGGCGAGGCCACATCGTCACGTTCGTCTTCGGCGCTGGCAGATGCCGGCGTGGCGGGGGTCGAGGGGGTCGATTTGATCTTGACGGCTGCTATGTTGAGCGCTTCTTCGTATCGCGAGAGGAACGGGGCCAACAGGGGACCCCCGATGAATGCATAGCTCAATGGGGAGATCTCTTGAAGGGAGCTATAGCCAGCAgcatgaaaaagaaagacattGGTTGCGTTCAAGAGTCAGCGGTCTAACTCTCTTTGGGGTGTGATTGTCCTTTCTTGTTCACTGCTGCCATGGCGTTATGGGTCCGGGGAAACAACAACAGTTCAAGGTGAAAAGGAAACATAAATCGTGAGAAGCAAACAGAGATgacagggaaaaaaaagagacaaaaacaagaaaaaaaaagagaaaaaaaaaacctacaaCACAACCACCTCTGGCAGCGACGTAGCATTGGTCACCAGTGTCGTCTCAAGATGGTGCGCAAAGACGCTCGAGTCAACCATCTTCTTTGCCGCGTTGAAGCTCAGGATCAGCAGATCCAGCTTCTTCTTGTTACCACCCATCATCTTGGGATGCTGCACCGAAATCTCGTCGAGTCCATGCGCTGCCTTCTTCCCTGTCGTCTTCCCTGACATGCTTGCGGTGAACAAGGTAGGGCAGCGAGATAGGTAAGTACCCGGCGAacgggacttttttttttcttttttttttcttggaggTGCAGCGTCCCGCTCTGCAACCAGCGTGGAGGACAGACAGTTACAGGGCAGGGTATGTATCTTCTTTCTTTAGGCAAGGTTAACGTAACAATCTATCAAATCAGCTTGTCAAGTGGGAAATGACTGATTGGTACGGCAGCTGAAAGCATCCAGCGGCTGATGCTGGTTGGAGGATTCACCCCACCGATTCTGCGGCTGCACGTAGGGGGGGTTTTGATTAATGAATGGTGAAAGCTGGGGGTGATTTACACAAGGCAAAGTGACGTACCGTACTCCAAGGTGGACCCGCTTGAACCAGGCAACGGGCAGCTAGTTTCCTAGATAACTACTacctaattacctaccttacgtaCCTTTGCCTAGGTATTAATATTCCTCAACTCTGCAAGGTTAACAGACCAGTTCTTTTAAACAATCTGTTTAAACATTCACAACACGAGGTACATTTCTCTACATAATAAGCTGACTAGAATACCTTACTATCAGACGTAAGATTCAAAGTActtacatacctaggtacttatcGCCTCCATAGGTAATTCCTCGAGGCACCTATTTTACCATTTCAGCTTCCTCGGTAGGTTAGCAGCAAACGTCAGGCTCCAGTGTCAAGACATCATCCACCAGAGATCACATGGATAATTCCACCTTGCTTACATAGGTACTTATATTATTCGGATAAAGCTCCCCCCTGACTGTAGGCAATTTTCACACTAGGTACACGTAAGCTCTTACATTTGtcaataacgttgcgtaccccctgttcggcaccccccctgttcggcacccaaaaataacaacacttttatttttatcctccaacttctattataaatatctcgatgaatctgtcacttttggatttacttttttctgattttaattctccattttccaatgaagcaatatactgaaaaacagcttatatctgcaattaacgacgtcaataatggcaatccaattgcaaaaacctcccgaaaatggggaatacctaggtctacacttcaaagtcgacttaaaggttctcaaccttataaaaaagcacaaagcccttttcaaaggctttccacggaacaggaaaagcatttggctgattgggtacttacccaaacagctttagggcttccgccaacgcatcaagaattacgcttttttgccgaacgaattcttcaagccgccggagagacaaaaggccttggaaaacgttggataactcgttttttggctcgttatccaatccttaaaacccaaaggccccgtcgaatagataacgcccgggttaatggcgctactacggaggtaattaaatcttggtggctttatattacgaacccggttattaacgctattaaaccggaaaaccgttggaatatggacgaaaccggtataatggaaggcaaaggatctaatggcctagtattagggcttaacgggatccggccgttgcaacgaaaagagcccggaacgcgtggttggacgactataatcgaatgtatatcggctacgggcgttgccctccctcccctcgttatatttaagggaaaaaacgtacaacaacaatggtttcccacggatttaagccctttcgataattggcaatttcatgcaaccgaaaacgggtggacaaataaccaaacggctatcgaatggttaaaaaaggtgtttattccatatacccaacctttaacccctgaaaagcggttattagttttggatggccatggatcacatatgttaataaaaatggtgctaacaggggatataggggtaaaccctaggtgcggcgtggtaaataaccagtgctaaaagcgctaaataataggtagaaatgcactataattttggtactgataaataattggttgggggagattttgctttatttcccttacatactctccgacatcgaagtgggggtccgcacgccagaaaaggttccggtgccgcgaatgaatttccgaaaaactaatttgtatgggtttttgaaaaaacaccctcatttgcatacaaaccatctctgggtttgcatttaaacgttgacttggtgaaattttcaacccggtacagggtagctgactcgcaggtgcagggtgggtattaaacccggtacagggtagctaaccccactcgctgacctttaaattgcattcctgcattaacaaagtaacggaattccaccattccccactccacttcggcactaaataaaattggctatatacaaataaaagtgggcttattacatgcaaaataatgcatataattaacaacatataacggacgaatttatgcttctttgcttgcaaaataatattcaactcctatatttaccccctcattcgtcacacgttcttcaaccattggatctatcggtttttgggccgttaaaagaagcttatcgacgtcaacttggatttgttagccaattttgctgttcaacagttattggaaaacgaaatttcctactttgttatcgaaaagccagattaaaagcatttatagcaaaaaccattcaatctggttggcgtacaacggggttatggccggtaaacttggttaaaccacttttaagcccttttttgttagaaaatagcaacgccaacgttataaaagataaaaacaacggtttgcaaagggataaaacaccggaaagcccagcccaaaaaattaacgacccgtctttacttatttggaaaacccctaaaacgacccgagatatccgacttcaactgcaaaaactttcccaatccaacaaaaccaacgctacttcacgtcttttatttgcaaaagtccaaaaaagcttcgaagccaaagatacccttttggctagcgcccagcaaaaaatcagcttattggaagcacaactggaggcaatacggccggttaaaaggaggagggtggttccggatccaaacgagcttttggttaacaaacagaacattattggattgcaggaaaatgatatagaaaatttggaacctttagctgatgaagaagaggttaatgaaccggagaagcgtgaaaacgattgtatttttgtccgttgataattttatatttaaatcagtttataaaagtaggcatttcgttgtcagattttcagggtgccgaacagggggggtgccgaacagggggtacgcaacgttaaacTACTTTACATTTACAACCAGCAAGTAAACTCAGGGAATGCCAGAGGCCTCCTCCACTTGCCCTTGCAATCCCAAACCTCGACCAACAAACGTACCCCGACTGCTGCTCCTCTCGCTTGACCAACCTGCGCCTAATGCAGCTTGAGGTTTTGGCCTACCTGGGGTAGGTAGATATCTACCTAGCTACCTTTTCAAAGCTCAATCCCAGATATTGCTGCTTATCAagaataaaattaaaaaaattcATATGGCTTAGTGTCACTTTACGCATACTTGGGTagggagagagaaaagaacaGACACACAATGTTAAGAACCTATCTAGTTGTTGCTTTGTAATGACCCACTACCTTGTCCGGTTGTGTCAGCTATCCCACAAGATCCCGCCCTGATATCAGAGGAGATGAAGGCCATGTCCCTCAAGACAAACCCTTCAGAATTCGAGCCACACAAGTTCTCTATGGCCACCGCGCCAGGGAATGAGATACTTGGTGTTGCCTCCACTGCCGTCGAACCTTGTAGCAACTGCCGAAAAACCATATTATGACCAGGGAgtggagagaaagaaaactcGACCTGAGCTAGAGACCCATAATTGAGCCTCTGGCAGAGAACCAAGTGTTGCCGCCAACATCTTCCAATCTTCTCCAACACGTTCCCATGCAGAATCGCCTTTGTAGTTTGACAAAACTAATGATACGGTCTACCCCCACGTTCGAGGGTCGAATGCCGTGCCCACTTCCAAAGTCGACTTTTGCATGCGTGATGAATCCACGAAGCCTGCACACTCTCAACTACCTCCTCGTCCCCATAATTTCCTCCCCACAAGCAGGCTCCGAAGCGATAACCACCAAAGCGAAGAAAGAGATACCAAGGTTCCTGGTCCGAATGAAAGGAAAACAATCCAAGGAGATAACGATCAGGAACAAGCAGAAATGAGGCGTCCACGATGACCGGAGGGTGGGAAAGACTGAGACAATGATCCTCACTTCCGTAATCAGGTACCGGATGCACGTCGAGGTGACGCACCTCGTGGCTGACACATTGAGGATGTCACCCACAAAAGCCCGGTAGTCGATGTGTTTCAAATTTCATCCGCACAATTCGGAAAAAAATCCCTCTTGTCACATCAAACCCCTCCGTGCCATCGGACATGCCGTTCCACCAGTCGCGGGTTGATGCCCACTCGCAGCGGCGAATGGCTTGACAGCCATACGCTCACTGCTAAGAGCTATTGTACCGAGAACTGATCGAGCAATGGTGAAGGAAAAGTTGAAATGTCGTCCACAGAAGAAAGAAATTGAAAATAACAAGTTGTTACTCCGCGTCGTGGTTGAGTGGGGTTCGTGGTTGCTTCCCATTGCCGTGCTCACCCCTGACCCGAGCAACTCATTGCACATGTTACTAGGCGGTGGTAATCTAGTAATGTGTCTCGTGGTCGCCGGGTTGATAGGTGAGACTGAGACTGATTGCGAGAACAAAGATGGCATACAACACGCTCGTGGTGCTGCTCAAAAGCAGCCCACGATGTTATACTCCCAAGCTCAACGATTAACAAGTCCAGAAGGTTTCGTATACTGACTGGGCCTTGCTTCACTTCGGTCGGTAGGCAGATTCAGCGTTCTTGTAAGCCGAACGCAGCCTGTTCATCGAGGGCTGAACGTCAGTAACCGTGTCAGCATTTTCCTCCGGCCAGCGTTGTGGTATCCGCACCAAACTCGAAGGAAAATGATTCCTTACAAGGAATGATTTGTAACTGGGCTTTACTAAACACTCACATCCTGTCGCTGCCGCCGACGGCGCCTCTGGTGTTGGGAGTATCCTCGCCGGCAATCAGGTTCTTGTTGCGGGGGCGGCTGGACTGAGCAACAGTTCCcggctgggcctgctgggatGGGTCCTCACGGCCCTGCTTGTCCTCGCCCTGGCGGATTGCCTGAGCATTCTTCTGGTACTTGTACACAGTCCAGTCAAAAACGTagtcgtactggaagccctcgCGGACAAACAGATCACGGAAGATCTTGCGGAGGTAGCTGTAGTCGGGCTTGTCGTCGAAGCGCAGCGAACGTGTGTAGTTCAAGTAGATGGCGAACTCGTTGGGGAATCCGCGGCAGAGGACCTCGGTGGGAGTAGTCATCTTCTTCTCCATGATCCTGTCGtacttttgcttcttggtGGCTGCCTTCAGACCTTGCCAGGGAAGAGAGCCACGGCAGAAGTAAAGCATAACATAGCCGAGAGACTCCATGTCATCACGGCGAGATTGCTCTATCAAAAAAGGCAAGGGCTATTAGTATGCAAGGTAAAGTGGGGCCGACATGGAATTTCAGCGGATTGAACATACCGACACCCAAGTGGGTGTTGATAGAAGCGTAACGAGCAGTTCCCGTGAGGTTCTTGTTCTCCCGGTAAGGGATGTGGAAATGAGTCTTGGGGTCACGGTACTTCTTGGCGAGACCAAAGTCGATAACGTTGACCTGGTTACCACGCTTGCCGATGCCCATCAGGAAGTTGTCGGGCTTGATATCACGGTGGATGAACGACTTGGCGTGGATGTACTCGATGCGAGAGATCAGCTGGTCGGCGAGCAGCAAGACTGTCTTCAATGAGAACTTTCGGTTGCAGAAGTTGAAGAGATCCTCCAAGCTGGGTCCCAGGAGATCGAGAACCATGGCGTTGTAGTCGCATTCGGTACCGAACCAGCGGACGAAGGGAATGCCAACACCACCTGCGAGCGACTTGTAGACTCGGGCCTCATACTCGAGCTGGGGGTGCTTTGCCTTCACGCTCTCGAGCTTGATGGCAATCTCCTCGCCCGAGATGATGTTGGTACCGAGGTAGATGTCACCGAAAGATCCGGAACCAATCTTGCGGCCGATGCGGTATTTATTACCGACACGAAGATCCTGCCAGATACAAATACACAGTCAGGTTTTGTCACTAGAATCGGGCAAAGAGACCAAAGTTCCCCGACTTACCATTGTCGTCATTTTGACGATTGATTTTCCCGACGATCGGGGAACGATAGAACAAAGAGTGTGGTCGTGAAAGAGTGCCCTGAGGCTAAAGACTTGGGCTGACTAGACCTCGAAGTCTGTAAGGTGTCGAGTTATTTGGTTAGCAAGCTCTCTGGACGCGTGATGCCGGTCTGTTAGACGTTGTGGTTGTGGAGTGCGAGGGTATGCGAGAAGCAAAGTTGAGATATCAATCCAGAGGGGGGCGAAAGTATGAGGTGATGATAGATATTGGTTGGGTCGGGCGGGGATGCCTGAATCAAGGTAGGATCCCTCGAGCCGACAGGTAAGGCCGAATCTTTGAGTGCCAACGAGTGGGTGTCGAGTTGGCTAATCAAATGCCAAAACTATCGGCAGAATTGGCAGTCGAAGCCAGGAAGGTAGAGAGGATGCATGGAAGGTATGGTAGATATCAAAAGGAAGACTGGGGTTGATGATTTTGTGCTGAAAAAAAGGCTCACCTTGACTGTGTGATCGTGGGTTTGATGGGAAACTGTACGTTTGAGGTGACCCAGATTAGACTTCAATACTGAGAAAGTGGTGACGAGGTGCGAAAATTCGAGATCGAGTTTCGGCCCCGACCGTGGTTTTGGTAGCAGAGCCAATGTCGTGTTGTGGTGGAGgtggaagaggaagaaaagTGATGCGGGAAGTTGAGGCAAGCGGTGACAAAGCGTCAACGACACATCGGACCAGACCGCTCTTTGCTGCTGGGGCGTTTGACGGATGGAAAAGGAAAACCAGTCAGTGAACGAACCTTTCGGGCCTTGCTTTTCGGACAAGGACAGCTAGAAAACAAGAAATGACAAAAAAATGTTGTGTTGTCCCTCACGTCCGCCTTTGATCAATCAGATGCTGCGGCGTTGTTTGAATGCGTTTGCTCAAGCAGCAGGAAGAAGAGCGGGTTTCTGGGATTGAGAAAAGGGAGGAAGGAGGGAGGGAGAGGATTTACGTGCGCTGTGCCTTGTGCGGCAAGCCTCAATTGCTCAGGCAAGGTATTAATGCTAAGGTACCAACTAACCCCCAGCCATTCTTTGCCGCCTGCCGTGCTGTCAGCACAGTTTTCAGGGCCAGCCACTGGGCACAGCGGCCGCCGGGTTGGAGAGGTGGGTCCCAAACCCAGGTCTGGCCTGTCGCGGCCTGACCGGGCAGTAGCACAAACGTACTGGTACAAGCCAATTTACTCCGTACAGTAGTAGAGAAGGGCGTCGGGTGTCCGCCTATTTCCGCAAAAGGGGTCTGCGCCAAGACTTGTACCAGTTGGGCATCGACCCCTCCAGCCGAAGCCATGGATCTTGCGCACATTGAGGGGAAGTCCTTACCGCCGGTTGAAACCAGGCCAGTGTACCGGATGTCACAGTGTCATTTCATCGGTGGCACAAAGAATGCACGGTATTTTGCAGGATCTTTACTCCGTTCTGGAAAAAAAACCCGAGGGCGAAGGCGAAACCAGTGTTTGCCATCCCATCATTGACGGTAGTCAGGTAATTAAATCAAGCTTGTCAAGCAACCAACTAAGAGAGATATGACTGTATCAGAAGGGTTGCCGACGCGAGACTTGCCTGACTAAATCAAGGAAGGCTTGGCaagacagagagagagatgCCGACTACAAAGCTCTCGAAGGCTCAAGTCGATCAACCACCTGACTGTACGCCCGTTTTATCGGACTACTTAGCTCCAGCCCAGCCTGTTGTCTGCGACAATCCTTGCTCGGACGAGGGACTGgaataaatataaaaaaaatgcgAACTACCATGAAGGCATTCAGTCCGCCTCGACGCCCGACCGACGACCATTTCGGCCCCAGCATGCACTTTTCTTAGTGGCACTTCCCAGCGACCTGGTATACGGGATGTTCTGCGCAATCGCCGTTCTCTGGTCGGAGTGGCAACTTTTGCATGGATTTCCCGATAAAAATTTGGTTTACCATAGTACGTACAGTACCGTCCTCTTCTCCCGAAGTAGGTACACGACACGACACCAATTCGGTTCGGTCGCAGGTCTAGCCCAGTCATCAAATCCGACGGATCGGTGCCCGACCGTGATCCTTGCGTTTGCGTGCGGTGCATGGCGCTTAGTGGCTGCGAGTCAAACGAGCATGATCTGCAATTGCTGGTGTCTTCTTTCCCGCTCGGTTCCGCTTTAACATCCATGCTGGGGCCGCATCTTATAACTCGGTAGAGTCTTCCGATTTGAGTGATGCAGCAGCTTGCAGCGGACCAACCATGGAATATTCCAAAGCGAAGGGCGCGCGCATGATGGCCCAAGACTTAAGCCTTTTATGCGGAACGGACGGGGTCAGGTTTGGGTCTCCTCGCTACGTCGTCACGTCCACGTCGACTGTCTGTTCTGTGTGGGTTATTCGGCTGCAAATGATGCAGATTTGCCGCGCCAACCTCGCGGAAACAATTTTTCGTCCTGTCCCTTGAAATCGACACAGTTCTCTGTCGAGAGCTAGGATATCCTGTCCACAAAAGGGCTTCATTTGAGTACTGATGCAAATCAGGCATGACCCCATATGCTTAATGTTGTTGCTCCATCAACGTGCCTTTGTGTATATCCATCCTGTGGAAACTCATTTCTGTATTTTCTTAAATACTGGGCGGCTAGCCTGACTGGCAGGCTGCTGGCGGCTCTTGTGGGAGATGAAGTTATACGAAGAATGACATATGGTGTTTATGCAACCTCTTCAATTCCATACGCTACcgacctgcctacctaggtaggtacgaagACGTAGGTACTAATTATCTATCTATTATCTCCCTAGGTGTAGGCTAGAATAGTACGGCAAGGTAATTACCCCGAGTGCCTGCCTGCTGCCTGCGCAGATGGACAAAAATTAGCCTTTCGGTCCTGAGCCCTACCCGCCCATCATTTGTCACTGCGAACTTGGTTGCAGCCACAAACGCCGCCAATTGCATTTGTCGCCCTACCAAGGTTGGTTTTGTCTGTTTGTCGTGACGGGGCAACATTCTTGACATTGCACACAGCCAAAGCCAACCAACCCAACCCCACGTTTTGCTGCGGTTGCCCCTCAAACTCACAATCCGACTCTTTGGCAGGTGCAGGTCCCGTATAAGCAAACGCAACATGCCCAAGGATTGAgtttgtttttctctctttacGTCTCGATGTCTGAGTGTCACCAATGCTTGGCtccagactttttttttttggccaaacTACTCCACCTTACTCAAGCGTCATCCACGGCCTGGACCATTCCAGCACCGCCCAGCCTTGCCGATCCCTCCCGCATCCTGGTGCCGCCTGGAGATCAGCCCCTCATTTCATGACGTTCTTGGCCGCCCTGCTGTAAAGTGAGGGAGAAAAGGCGTCTTCGGCTGGACACCTCGTACCAATCATTCGATATATACGATACCGTCTCATCATGCGATATGTATATTGAGCTTGTTGAATAATCCTCTCTTCGAATCAAACGAGGACTTGCGGAgtgacaagaaaagaaaaaaagaagaaaaaaaaaaaaactactaTAGCCTGGAGTTACACAGCTGACCGGCCTGTGTCACGAATTCCGCTCGGACACAGCGACATGTTTGTTAGCTTTGTACTCACTCACGTAGCACCCGCCGCTAACAAGGCAGCCGAAATATAAAGCTGTGAATCATTAACACATTCGAGTACTCCGTAGGGAAACgaccagagaaaaaaaggtaaaCCAAGAACTAGTCTGTACTAGGTAGTAAACTGACAGCACTGCAGAGCACGTGTCCTACGAGGTCCTGTCAGCATTAAAACCGCACACACACATTGGTCTCATCCTCTTAAACTTGTTGACGCCTCTTCCCCCAGGAAGCTCGGGATTTTTCATGCAGGCGCTTTGCACCGCCCTGGTCTGTGCCGCCCAcatgaccttttttttttcccttgcaGTAACAAGGCAAAAACGCACTGTCTCCGACCCCCCCATCAGATGTGCAGAAGTAAAAAGGCACCGACTAAACGGTAGCCTTCTTTTTTCAAGGTTCCCGTCCCGCAGCCAGCACTTTGCCCTTCCGTCCTAAAAGTGGAATCCCCTCGCCGGGCGCTTGTCTTGTCATACCCAGGCCCCTT
Above is a genomic segment from Pyricularia oryzae 70-15 chromosome 7, whole genome shotgun sequence containing:
- a CDS encoding CK1/CK1/CK1-D protein kinase; the protein is MTTMDLRVGNKYRIGRKIGSGSFGDIYLGTNIISGEEIAIKLESVKAKHPQLEYEARVYKSLAGGVGIPFVRWFGTECDYNAMVLDLLGPSLEDLFNFCNRKFSLKTVLLLADQLISRIEYIHAKSFIHRDIKPDNFLMGIGKRGNQVNVIDFGLAKKYRDPKTHFHIPYRENKNLTGTARYASINTHLGVEQSRRDDMESLGYVMLYFCRGSLPWQGLKAATKKQKYDRIMEKKMTTPTEVLCRGFPNEFAIYLNYTRSLRFDDKPDYSYLRKIFRDLFVREGFQYDYVFDWTVYKYQKNAQAIRQGEDKQGREDPSQQAQPGTVAQSSRPRNKNLIAGEDTPNTRGAVGGSDRM